The Coffea arabica cultivar ET-39 chromosome 2c, Coffea Arabica ET-39 HiFi, whole genome shotgun sequence genome includes the window agcttccaaacaacttcaccaaacaactcactatcactaaaagaagaggttttatggagtagaaactagatcaagcaagtgttttggaggatttgagctagataattgccaaactttgaagaggtttcttcttccttctttgctagagagagaatcagacaagaggttgaagacaagaatgaattttgtgtgatttttaagatatttaagcaattggtcaaaaagtcaagaaaatgaatagtaagtcataagctatttccaatacaatggtgacacttgtcacctccataaatgcaatcttatcttttctttttcctctcacatcaatcaattcacatcctctacttatcccttaacacccgataaattttacacaatatccggaatttaacctaattggccgaatttttccgaacttttcgcacttgtgggtcccacgtccgttatatattcttaattttctaaaaactctccaatactaggaaaatcattttaaaactatttttgctcataaactttatctgggaaatttttctaatcaagaaaatgtagaaaaacgggcgattaaaaaaataaaccctagaaaattacaaaatttccgggttctcaaactcatttttttttcagggcgtCACAGGCCGACCCTTCTTCAAGTAAGTTGGATCACTCTCATTCGGCCTTAGAGCCCACACAGGAGAGAAAATCCAGCATGCTTGCCAAGGTAAAAGATGTGAGAAAGGCCTTGCACTCTCACcagattttatttattttattttgcaaagGGTCCTTATTCACTAATGCTCCTGATGCTTCCTTGCCTAGTAGTattactaaccttttgcaggagtATCAAGACGTCTTTCCTGAGGATATACCTACTGGTTTGCCTCCATTAaggggaattgaacatcaaattgatttcattcctggATCTTCCCTTCCCAACAAGGCACCATATAGGACCAATCCTGAGGAAACCAAGGAGCAACAACGACAAGTGGAGGAATTGCTTAGTAAGGGTTGGATTCAAGAGAGTCTAAGCCCTTGTGCTGTACCAGTTCTACTTGttccaaagaaagatggaggatgGAGAATGTGCACTGATTGTAGGGCAATTAATGCCATCACGGTAAAGTATCGACATCCCATACCTCGTTtggatgacatgcttgatgaattacatggtgctatcatttttactaagattgatttgaaaagtggttaccatcaaattcgcatgaaagaaggagatgaatggaaaactgcatttaaaacaaaacatggactttttgagtggttggtcatgccttttgggctaACCAATGCACCAAGTACTTTTATGAGACTAATGAATCATGTTTTACGTTCTTTCATTGGTAAATTTGTggttgtttactttgatgatattttgatcTATAGTAGGAGTCTAGATGAGCATGTTGTGCATTTACAAATGGTCCTGGATGCACTTCGCAAGGCGAGCCTCTACGCTAACCTTAAAAAGTGTACCTTTTGCACAAATCAATTGGTTTTCCTAGGTTATGTTGTAAGTGAGCAGGGAATTCATGTTGATCAAGAAAAGGTGAAGGCTATTAATGATTGGCCAACTCCTACCAATGTAAGTGAGGTGAGAAGTTTCCATGGCTTGGCAAGCTTTTATAGGCGTTTTGTCAAGGATTTTAGCACAATTGCTGCCCCACTTACATCCATTGTCAAGAAAAATGTGCAATTTCATTGGGGAGAAGACCaagctaagtctttccaattacttaaacacaagctcacacatgcacctgttcttagtttacctaattttgacaaagcttttgaagtagagtgtgatgcttctggtatagGTATTGGAGCTGTTCTACTCCAAGAGGGTCGCCCGATTGCCTACTTTAGCGAGAAGTTGAATGGAGCTGCTCTCAACTACTCAACCTATGATAAGGAACTAATGGCCTTGGTACGGGCTCTCCAAACATGGCAACATTACCTATGCCCTCGTGCGTTTGTCTTGCACACCGACCATGAGTCGCTCAAGCATATCAAGTCCCAAGACAAGTTGAGTAAGCGACATGCACGATGGATTACATTCATTGACAGTTTTACCTTTGTGATCAAATACAGGGCAGGTAagacgaatgtagtggctgatgcactcTCGCGAAGGCATTCACTTATCACTACattagatgctaagttgcttggtTTTGAATTCCTTAAAGAATTTTATGCAACTGACTCAgattttggtgagatttttAACTCTTTGCCACGACACTCTCGTGAGCATTATTTCATCTCTCAGGGGTTCTTATACTTCAAAGACAAGCTTTGCATTCCCAAGAGCTCCATGCGCACGCTCCTGGTAAGGGAAGCTCATGGAGGTGGTTTAATGGGGCATTTTGGCATTGCCAAGACCTTGATGATTCTCCAAGAGCATTTCTTCTGGCCCCGCATGAGGAGTGACGTGGAAAGGCACATTGAAAGGTGTGTGACTTGTCACCAAGCAAAATCAAAGGTACACCCTTATGGTCTCTATACACCTTTGCCTATTCCACATGCACCATGGGTTGATCTGTCgatggattttgtgcttggtcTACCTAGGACTAGACAAGGACATGATTCAATCTATGTGGTAGTTGACCGTTTTTCcaaaatggctcattttattccttgtctCAAAACAGATGATGCTAAGCATGTTGCAGATTTATTCTTTCGTGAGATAGTTAGATTACATGGCATGCCTCGCACTATTGTTTCTGATAGGGACGCCAAATTCcttagctatttttggaaaactttgtggtgtAAACTAGGTACTaagttgctattttctacttctagtcacccacaaactgatggtcaaACCGAAGTGGTTAATAGGACTTTATCCACCCTATTGCGTGCCATtattaaaaagaacattaaatcttgggaagacTGCTTACCACAtgtggaatttgcttataattGCACTGTTCATTCTGCTACACAGTATTCGCCGTTTGAAATTGTGTATGGCTTTAACCCTCTCACACCTTTGGATTTAACTCCTTTACCTGTTCATGAGAGAGTTAACTTGGATGGTAAGAATAAAGCTGCATATGTACGTGAGTTACACACTAAGGTGCGAGCTAACATCGAGAAGCGTACACTCCAATACATCCAAAGTGCCAACAAGGGGCGCCGCAAGATGGTGTTTGAGCCTGGCGATTGGGTCTAGATACACATGCGGAAAGAGAGGTTCCCAGTCAAAAGGCGTAGTAAACTACTTCCCCGGGGAGATGGTCCATTCCAAGTCCTGGAGCGTATaaatgacaatgcctacaaacttGAACTTCCAGGTGAGTATGGGGTACATGCTACTTTTAATGTCTCTGACTTGAGTCCTTTTCATGCAGACGATGAgtttgatttgaggacaaatcgccatcaagaggaggggactaatgaggaggggctcaaggctgctcaaacttctagtgctcaagtcatgcaaatacccagtggtccaattacaagagcgcgtgctaggagaattcaagaatcacttcaagctcttgtttgcACGATTCAAGAACGAGTTGGTGATGACTTGAAGTCCATTGAAGGGTTACATAATGGAGAAACTACTCtatacactttccttcaaatggaagattcaagtgaagactagtccACAGAGTTCTAGGTtgctaattagggttttcgttACCATTACTAGttgtttgttagcattaataatttcggtcaatttcCACTTCACTCTGGCCGAATTTTAGAGTCTTAATTTAGCCAATTAGTTGTTAGATATTTTacccttaatgaagggcaaAGTCGTCCATTGGGcattctagggtttgagtcatgtaaggctatatatagcctaggttttcattcattgaggacaattcagattttataacatattcgtgagtttattcactctctcttgcttcaagagaatttcctttgaatacttgagaatcaatctcaagttgttcaacgaacttatcaatcaagtagtctccttgattgtggcgttcttctatctatacttttggttcactaaagtggctagtcgtgggttaaggaatctccttagttcgtggctcatgattctagaagggtcaaagttccgcaaatcatcccaacttggtgttcgtctagatccgtctcacatcaaCTAATTCAGCCATTTCCAGGATTTTCAGATTTCTTCATTGGGGTTGGATGCCTCAAAGACGTCCTTGTGTTCGGAAAAGGGATTTGTATTTATGCTCGGTCCTTGTTCACTTttttccttagcactatttctcCGACTTCGATCATATCCTGGATTTTATGTTTCAATGCCCGACAATCATTGGTGGAATGCCCGggagctccagaatgataagcGCAGACTGCTTGAGGGTCATAGTCAGAAGGAAAGCGCTTAGAATAGATCTTAGGAGGTATAACACCAATTTTCCCGAcagccttcaattgctcatataaTTGGTCAACAGGCCGACCTAGATTGGTGAAGGTTCGGTGTGACGTTGAATTTTGGGTGTCACTGGTTCGTTGGTAATTTGGGCCAGGGGGTGGAATAGGTCTTGGGTTAAAAGGAGGGCGAGGTCTAGTTTGGAGATTtggttgaggattttgaaaaGGTGGTGTGAGTAAATTTGGTCGAAGTCGAGAATGGTTAATGGTAGTATGGTGGATAGGACGGGAGTTTGGGTAGTATGGATAGGGTGATGAATAAACAAGGCGGTTTGAAAATCTAGGTCTGGCCGAGGGGCCCTGATCCCCAACAAAAACAGcttcctcttcttttcctttaaattggGATTTCTTCCCACTGTTATTCTGGCCTTGCAGAGCCTCTAGTTGCATCTTCAATGctgacacattaacaatttttccggccttcacaaactcatcaaattcttccaatttattgacaatttcagcaaaggaacacccagtcattcaaaaaatttcctcaaaataGGGCGGGTCATGAGTTTTGATGAACGTACGAACAATATCATTTTCAGTCATGGGAGGCTCCACTTTGGCAGCTAATTTTCTCCATCTCTTCGCATAtgtcttgtggtcctcagatGGTTTTCTTTTAGTCCCCTCAAGTGTGGCCCTCGTTGGAGCAAGCTCGCAATTATATTCGTACTGCCTCATAAAAGCAGTTGACAAATCTATCCAAGATCTCATATCCTCAGTcttcaaattggaataccaatcCAACGCGTCGCCTTCTAAGCTCTCGGGAAATAAACGTACAGGTAAATTCTCATCATCTATCGGTTTTTCAAGTTTGTTTGCGAACATCCGAAGGTGTGTTTTGGGATTGCCAGTTCCATCGTACTTGCTAAATTTGGGTGCTTTGAAACCCATGGGCAATTGCATATCCGGAAATAGGCACAGCTCGTTGTAGTCTAACCCTCCTTGTTTGTTCAAGCCTTGGCTTTTCCTTATGAACTCCTCAAACCGATCCAATCGCTTTAACAAATTCTTATCCACTGGTGCGGATGACTCCCCGGCTTCAACTTTCCCTTGAACAGCGGTATCTAGGGTGAATGGCTCAGCGGTAGAGTAATAATAAGGTCCCTGTGGCTTGAATGGCATGCTCATAGTAATTGGCGGATAATTTTGGGGAATTTGGACATGAGGAGGGTTAGTTTGGATGTAAGGTGCATAAGCAGGTTGTGGGCCATGAGTGGGATAAGTAAAGACTTCCTCAGGTGGGTTTATGACTTGTGAAGTAACAGAGGTTTGAACATAAGGTAAAAATATGGGTTGAGGTTCAGATTGGCCAGGAGGTAGGGGCTCATGTTGTTCACCGCTAGCACCACTAGCTACCAATTGATCGATTACTCGCCGTTGGGCCATCATTCCAACGCTCAACTCAATAAATCGGTTTAGAACTTCACTCAGTTGAGCTCCCAGATTTGTCAAGTCAGTCGGTGATGTAGTTGCGGGCCTATCAGATGATTCTGGATGgctactcatgtttacactatcTCTTGAAGATCGGTTACGCGATCGGGTGATAATGGGGCTTTTTCGGGTAGCTATATACTACCTGAGAATGTAGGAAAACCCTTATTAGATACCCTTCTTGATTGACTgctgtcaaaaagaaaagaaaaaggaaaagacaggAGTTAGTAACAATTaaagtaattcggatgcatgtcctatgggggaaccctttttgtgccaagggtaggcctagaatgaaaatgcaatcctctgaggtaggcactataccatacctgatggatctgatcaactcattgagtgaaaaataattttgaaaatttggtcaattggattgacgagagacacttgtcaaaatgaggtaaacatccgaatggattgatcacttttgatcaaaaAACGCAAGGGTTTGactttgacgaacttcctatcgaacagattggaattcgttgacaaaattTTCTCGGTGAAGCACGGGTccaaaccccaactgatcaaatgtctgaatggttttctcaaaatcgactaggtttccctatttgaaattgacattgaaatcctaattggtcaaacgggttgaatgaaattgacaatttatttaaaattgaccgaattaccctaaaaagggaaacaggtcaaatgaattgaatgaaatttaatttatccaaaattaatcagatcaccctaaaaagggtaaattgatcaaatagattgaacgaaacttgatttattcaaaaacggctcgattgccctaaaaatgggtaaattggccaaatgaatgaaattgaattagtgatttattcaaaaatcgaccggatgaccctaaaaagggtaaattggtcaaatgaccctaaaaagggtaaattggtcaaatgaccctaaaaaagggaaaattggtcaaatgaattgacgatttattcaaaatcaaccaggtgaccctaaaaagggtaaattggtcaaatgaccctaaaaaagggtaaattggtcaaatgaccctaaaaaaaggaaaattggtcaaatgaattgacgatttattcaaaatcgaccagatgaccctaaaaagggtaaattggtcaaatgaattgaatagaATTGATGTATTCAAATATGGGTTGAATTGTCcacccattggtagtttcaaaattattgaagtgcattagtctatgaccttctaaaaatcaaattttggcctcaatttatttatcgactcaataggaggaatcatttgtgaatttctttaaattaatgtccttcacgcaagggatttttaccaatttctgataaaatggccaaaaagtgattattagatgctcatattccaaagatcactctatgaaaatgatcggatcctaccttaccttgtgtcctacccctttggatggtacaaaatgtaaacgtgcaagtctcactggattaagtatccgagacacaaggtggcttattcctaaacacgggattccctatgtggcattccctttctaaggtttatgcatgatgccatttttatcaaagcagaaaaaatgcaattcgaaatgaaacgtgacctaaggaatcctttatttgccagggtaagcctaaaatggtatgCCGTTATTAATTTACGAATGAAATATACCGAAATTTCTTAACGTGCAATggcctatctataagggtaggtcctaaaagaggatcatgccagacctcttatttcctaacgtttgtgaatgcgaaggataagaaacaagaaaacgttagttcaacacataatcacataacacgttggacaattagatgatacaaaagcaacaaagaaataaggaaagagggtgggatccctcccctcgtgcatggtgtccctaatagggtaaggtcgactctaccctaggcaattctaaaatggatgcatgaggttggggttcactaatgcatctagactcgacaagttcaggtccccaagccttcagacttggaaaccaagggtcatcactcccaaggttccttgtcggtggctcgagcgattctcCAGACGTTGCTATtcacacgtcgtgttacggctacccgtctgggctaatctaaaaaaaaatcctcaaccttcgactaaaaactaataggtcatcaacctaaagtttaaagcagaagatcgagtgacccctcggatcatgctacgcacacgtcgtgatacgatcacatgtccaagtgggtcgcctaaaatcctaatagggtggagtggcgtgacaagccactaaaagaaaaataaatgagggctaaaaataattaaagcgtatgcgcgtatgctagtgctcgtttggaggggagggatcaagaaccaacgcgaggctctaaggtgacacacccccccaaatgcaatgcgagCGCGAggtaagcaagtaaacatacatccaatcaaccaatcatacattcgtaagcgagggagtagttggatacgcgtgaaatgcaaaaaatcctaataaaaggaaaaaatgcaatcctaaacacccaaatgtgatatatgaaaagattaaaagaagaaaaagattgattaaatcaaatttgctcggactctcgaatattcccagtggagtcgccaactgtcgcgccccattttttgataaataaataaataaatggtttaaaaaaatgtattttttttgtgattggaaaaaatgaattgtgatttaaaagaaaaagtgggcctaaatgggggtttgagaatgcgacgatttgacccaaaattgtagtttaaaaaggatttttgaaataataaaattggagtcgccacttggtaatgagttaaggtgtaccaagtcacctaaaaaatgagttttttaaaggaaaaatgggaaaaattagtaagaaaccccttttaaacgactcctagtccacgtaaaccaacgaaaaaggttcgggagtcacatttgacgaaggggaaggcaaggataaaaatccaaggcacctcttcgacctagccaaggctagttgcgtgatttaatcaaagtttttcttgctttaaccaaagaatttattacatttggatgcactacatgaatgcaaaagaaaagaaaaaatgcaaacctaaattctaaaatgtctcttgtaaggtttttggtcccaaccacatgaattgtggcggccaataaaggaaaaccttatagaggtcgattaatgcaaatgatggctaaagtacaagtgtgcaagtgtataaaaaggtgcacgtgtgaaattgtatgaaaaatccaagtgtttgtgtgccagtgtatgaaaaggtgcatgtgtgaaattgtatgaaaaatccaagtgtttgtgtgcaagtgtatgaaatatagtgataagtgcatataggtgtaattaagtgcccttttgtgaagtagaaatcaaaatgaacaataaggaaaggaaaagtgatgaagaaatgtgaattgaaaaatgaataagtgataaaatgagaatgaatgaacctaaaggaatgcatcaggtcgggtatgggaatgactcctaacttttcgacttcgattttccctttgattagaaagcaaaactagcgtgctaaggctatcgagtagccacactcgctcgtttcccttatcagaaggggactcttcaggcaaatgtaccctaactagcatgagatgtaagacctaaagtgaggggaaaggggaatcgaggagcatgcaaaatgataaaactaaaaagaatgcatgacatgtaatgaacatgcaaacatgtactaacgaggggaaatccctaagggtctagcattggactagcccattctatgaattccgactagcgttggactagtggaaacgtacattcatccattccattcatcttcACTACGGAAagctagtagacatgccaaatactcataaacacgtagcacgtagcacttaacatgcttgactagatgcaaaacctaataaagcaagtaacacgtaacacataggcatgcaaccaaactaatgaacctattacattcactaactaaaacaaaaggggaaggggaaaatggaccaaattgctcgccgcagccctatctattacaagccaagaggtgtacacataccccattaaaagaataacttaatgaaaacaaaaagtaaatgacataagtaaaaggaattaaagaaaagctaggaaaacaaagtagacatgcaattcacttagcacgttgagtcacataggagagacacaaaaagggagaaaagaaattataccgccccctttgaacgatgtccaaatgaaagaaaaatggcttcaaaacaacaaaaaggtcacggtacctcaaatagtaaagtataacaaagtcaccaaaactctctta containing:
- the LOC140035691 gene encoding uncharacterized protein, with the translated sequence MSQENELTIAQLSLKMDAMWKEMQRRLDQRLETIHEQIDHLSSSRASSRKSKGKSALEESSDSNADSDRETYRQGRPKRNTRAIGDAIQGIKMKIPPFQGKSDPDTYLEWESRVELVFDCNDYTDAQKLKLAIVEFTDYAIVWWEQVVTSRRRCGEPPITTWTELKRLMKKRFVPSHYHRDLYKKLQTLTQGQRSVEDYYKDMEISMLRADIQEDREATMARFLSGLRVEIADQLELQYYVEIDDMVDKAIKIEQRLKRRGATRNYNPPPQTFTRPFQPRREERGSNTWNPPRPKHDQGPSSRPSFAKPDSKVISKPPIETSKPRSRDTKCWRCQGVGHIASQCPNPRAMLVLPNGDIVTDDEEEEYTDMPPLVEEEDEIEEVPTQDKVGLVARRALATQASKDELQRDNIFYTRCHVTNKVCSLVIDPGSCTNVASALMVEKLNLPTSEHPRPYKLQWLNNSGEEYQDVFPEDIPTGLPPLRGIEHQIDFIPGSSLPNKAPYRTNPEETKEQQRQVEELLSKGWIQESLSPCAVPVLLVPKKDGGWRMCTDCRAINAITVKYRHPIPRIGAVLLQEGRPIAYFSEKLNGAALNYSTYDKELMALVRALQTWQHYLCPRAFVLHTDHESLKHIKSQDKLSKRHARWITFIDSFTFVIKYRAGKTNVVADALSRRHSLITTLDAKLLGFEFLKEFYATDSDFGEIFNSLPRHSREHYFISQGFLYFKDKLCIPKSSMRTLLVREAHGGGLMGHFGIAKTLMILQEHFFWPRMRSDVERHIERCVTCHQAKSKVHPYGLYTPLPIPHAPWVDLSMDFVLGLPRTRQGHDSIYVVVDRFSKMAHFIPCLKTDDAKHVADLFFREIVRLHGMPRTIVSDRDAKFLSYFWKTLWCKLGTKLLFSTSSHPQTDGQTEVVNRTLSTLLRAIIKKNIKSWEDCLPHVEFAYNCTVHSATQYSPFEIVYGFNPLTPLDLTPLPVHERVNLDGKNKAAYVRELHTKVRANIEKRTLQYIQSANKGRRKMVFEPGDWV